A genomic region of Burkholderia humptydooensis contains the following coding sequences:
- a CDS encoding DUF445 domain-containing protein: protein MLDDKERELRNSKRRALALLLAAAGVFAATLFAPRGFWIDGVKAVAEASMVGALADWFAVVALFRRVPIPFVSRHTEIIPQNKEKIADNLAAFVHEKFLDPASIVALIKRHDPAARLAQWLATPRNADVLGGYAARLIAFGLDMTDDVRIQSFMKDAFHAVLDRIDLSQSAGAILDTLTKDGRHQALLDDGIAQIVGFLRDPDNRASIATYIVDWLKYQFPKMEKLLPTNWLGEHGAELISNVVTRVLTQIAEDPEHRLRRSFDDAAARLVARLKGDPAFIGKGEEIKRYLRDGDAFNRYMKDLWDQLRAWLKADLARDDSVVHQRATALGGWLGERLAQSPQLRDSMNEHVERAASEMAPEFAEFLTRHISDTVKNWDAREMSRQIELNIGKDLQYIRINGTLVGGLIGLGLYAVSSIARWVGALPY from the coding sequence ATGCTCGACGACAAGGAACGGGAACTCCGGAACAGCAAGCGGCGCGCGCTCGCGCTGCTGCTCGCCGCGGCCGGCGTGTTCGCGGCGACGCTGTTCGCGCCGCGCGGTTTCTGGATCGACGGCGTCAAGGCGGTCGCGGAGGCGTCGATGGTGGGCGCGCTCGCCGACTGGTTCGCGGTCGTCGCGCTGTTTCGCCGCGTGCCGATCCCGTTCGTGTCGCGGCATACGGAGATCATTCCGCAGAACAAGGAAAAAATCGCCGACAATCTCGCCGCATTCGTGCACGAGAAGTTTCTCGATCCGGCGTCGATCGTCGCGCTGATCAAGCGGCACGATCCGGCCGCCCGGCTCGCGCAGTGGCTCGCGACGCCGCGCAACGCGGACGTGCTCGGCGGCTACGCGGCGCGCCTCATCGCGTTCGGGCTCGACATGACCGACGACGTGCGCATCCAGTCGTTCATGAAGGACGCGTTCCATGCGGTGCTCGACCGGATCGACCTGTCGCAATCGGCGGGCGCGATCCTCGACACGCTGACGAAGGACGGCCGCCACCAGGCGCTCCTCGACGACGGAATCGCGCAGATCGTCGGATTCCTTCGCGATCCCGACAATCGCGCGTCGATCGCGACGTACATCGTCGACTGGCTCAAATACCAGTTCCCGAAGATGGAGAAGCTGCTGCCGACGAACTGGCTCGGCGAGCACGGCGCGGAGCTGATCTCGAACGTCGTCACGCGGGTGCTCACGCAGATCGCCGAGGACCCGGAGCACCGGCTGCGGCGCAGCTTCGACGACGCGGCCGCGCGCCTCGTCGCGCGGCTGAAGGGCGACCCGGCGTTCATCGGAAAGGGCGAGGAGATCAAGCGCTATCTGCGCGACGGCGACGCGTTCAACCGCTACATGAAGGACCTGTGGGACCAGTTGCGCGCGTGGCTGAAGGCCGACCTCGCGCGCGACGATTCGGTCGTCCACCAGCGCGCGACGGCGCTCGGCGGCTGGCTCGGCGAGCGCCTCGCGCAGAGCCCGCAACTGCGCGATTCGATGAACGAGCACGTCGAGCGCGCGGCGAGCGAGATGGCGCCCGAGTTCGCCGAATTCCTGACGCGGCACATCAGCGACACCGTGAAGAACTGGGACGCGCGCGAGATGTCGCGGCAGATCGAGTTGAACATCGGCAAGGACCTGCAGTACATCCGGATCAACGGCACGCTGGTCGGCGGGCTGATCGGGCTCGGGCTCTACGCGGTGTCGAGCATCGCACGGTGGGTGGGCGCGCTGCCCTACTGA
- a CDS encoding GNAT family N-acetyltransferase, with translation MTHPASAPSVEIRRLFAAHAADYRAIRLAALRDAPEAFGSTYDAEAERSLAAFAQRLDSSIVFGAYVDGAIAGMAGFKRLDGAKERHKGFLWGVYVAPAARRLGVGAALLDAALAAAAQTVEQVTLAVIDGNGAARAFYERHGFVAYGVEPRALKGANGYADELLMMRFLPSAPPRG, from the coding sequence ATGACTCATCCGGCATCCGCCCCGTCCGTCGAAATCAGGCGGCTCTTCGCCGCGCACGCGGCCGACTACCGCGCGATCCGTCTCGCCGCGCTGCGCGACGCGCCGGAGGCGTTCGGCTCGACCTACGACGCGGAGGCCGAGCGTTCCCTCGCCGCGTTCGCGCAGCGGCTCGACAGCTCGATCGTGTTCGGCGCATACGTGGACGGCGCGATCGCCGGCATGGCCGGCTTCAAGCGGCTGGACGGCGCGAAGGAGCGCCACAAGGGCTTCCTGTGGGGCGTGTACGTCGCGCCCGCCGCGCGGCGGCTCGGCGTCGGCGCGGCGCTGCTCGACGCGGCGCTCGCGGCCGCGGCGCAGACGGTCGAGCAGGTGACGCTTGCCGTCATCGACGGCAACGGCGCGGCGCGCGCGTTCTACGAGCGGCACGGCTTCGTCGCGTACGGCGTCGAGCCGCGCGCGCTCAAGGGCGCGAACGGCTACGCGGACGAGCTGCTGATGATGAGGTTCCTGCCGTCCGCGCCGCCGCGCGGCTGA
- a CDS encoding phospholipase D family protein has product MPDRPARRRLAPRRPLRIVTAAARALALCAALGLAGCATHPPATALDRTVSRALPPDAPTPLADALAAQARVHPGESGFVVLPRGDEALQMRIAVARAAAKTLDIQYYIAAEDTTGKLLLGAALYAADRGVRVRMLVDDLNFKDVDRLMAALDAHANLEVRVFNPFGAARLGMFARTANVFTRIDNFTRRMHNKAMIADNQIAIVGGRNLGDEYFNASPTLQFRDLDVLAAGPVTRDVSTSFDAYWSSALTYPLPALNQRRYDAKDLDAARDALRAHWRANATPFNAKPLNATPLAAQIARNELGLVWASAEFTADSPDKIAAPDDSYKSPPMQRLFELTRDAQREFLVLSPYFVPHDAGVKALGRLTTRGVRVAILTNSLAATDAVAVQAGYAPYRAAMLKHGVELYEYKPDQGRSRIGMLGSRSRASLHAKAYVIDRKILVIGSMNLDPRSAHLNTELALVIHSPQLANEVANLFDEVTKPTISYRVTLAPDAPHAPAWPLVWTEVADGRVRTYSVDPNAGFYRNLLAGFCLLLPIDDQL; this is encoded by the coding sequence GTGCCGGATCGCCCCGCCCGCCGCCGCCTTGCGCCGCGCCGTCCGCTGCGCATCGTGACGGCCGCCGCGCGCGCGCTCGCCCTGTGCGCGGCGCTCGGGCTCGCCGGCTGCGCGACGCACCCGCCCGCCACCGCGCTCGACCGCACGGTCTCTCGCGCGCTGCCGCCCGATGCGCCGACCCCGCTCGCCGACGCGCTCGCCGCGCAGGCGCGCGTGCATCCGGGCGAATCGGGCTTCGTCGTGCTGCCGCGCGGCGACGAGGCGCTGCAGATGCGGATCGCGGTCGCGCGCGCGGCGGCGAAGACGCTCGACATCCAGTACTACATCGCCGCCGAGGACACGACGGGCAAGCTGCTGCTCGGCGCCGCGCTGTATGCGGCCGATCGCGGCGTGCGCGTGCGGATGCTCGTCGACGATCTGAACTTCAAGGACGTCGACAGGCTGATGGCCGCGCTCGATGCGCACGCGAACCTCGAAGTCCGCGTGTTCAACCCGTTCGGCGCCGCGCGCCTCGGGATGTTCGCGCGCACCGCGAACGTCTTCACGCGGATCGACAATTTCACGCGCCGGATGCACAACAAGGCGATGATCGCGGACAACCAGATCGCGATCGTCGGCGGGCGCAATCTCGGCGACGAGTATTTCAACGCGAGCCCGACGCTGCAGTTCCGCGACCTCGACGTGCTCGCGGCCGGCCCCGTCACGCGCGACGTTTCCACGAGCTTCGACGCATACTGGTCGAGCGCGCTCACGTATCCGCTGCCGGCGCTGAATCAACGGCGCTACGACGCGAAGGATCTGGATGCGGCGCGCGACGCGCTGCGCGCGCACTGGCGCGCGAATGCGACGCCGTTCAACGCGAAGCCGCTGAACGCGACGCCGCTCGCCGCGCAGATCGCGCGCAACGAGCTCGGCCTCGTCTGGGCGAGCGCGGAATTCACGGCCGATTCGCCCGACAAGATCGCCGCGCCCGACGACAGCTACAAGAGCCCGCCGATGCAGCGGCTCTTCGAACTGACGCGCGACGCGCAGCGCGAATTCCTCGTGCTGTCGCCGTATTTCGTTCCGCACGACGCGGGCGTGAAGGCCCTCGGCCGGCTGACCACGCGCGGCGTGCGCGTCGCGATCCTGACGAATTCGCTCGCCGCGACGGACGCGGTCGCCGTGCAGGCGGGCTACGCGCCGTATCGCGCGGCGATGCTGAAACACGGCGTCGAGCTGTACGAATACAAGCCGGATCAGGGCCGATCGCGCATCGGCATGCTGGGTTCGCGCTCGCGCGCGAGCCTGCATGCGAAGGCGTACGTGATCGACCGGAAGATTCTCGTGATCGGCTCGATGAATCTCGACCCGCGTTCCGCGCACCTGAACACGGAGCTCGCGCTCGTGATCCACAGTCCGCAACTCGCGAACGAAGTCGCGAATCTGTTCGACGAAGTGACGAAGCCGACGATCAGCTACCGCGTGACGCTCGCACCCGATGCGCCGCACGCGCCCGCCTGGCCGCTCGTGTGGACCGAAGTCGCCGACGGCCGCGTGCGCACGTACAGCGTCGATCCGAACGCGGGCTTCTATCGGAACCTGCTCGCGGGATTTTGCCTGCTGCTGCCGATCGACGATCAGCTTTGA
- a CDS encoding HIT family protein — MAYDQSNIFAKILRGEVPCIRLCETDTTLAFMDIMPQSKGHALVVPKEAAQTFYELSEAAAAEAMKMTKRVALALRSALEPEGLFIGQFNGAAAGQTVPHVHFHVIPRWADEPLKMHAREMADAAELEALAVRIRTAL, encoded by the coding sequence ATGGCCTACGATCAATCGAACATTTTTGCGAAGATCCTGCGTGGCGAGGTGCCGTGCATCCGTTTGTGCGAAACGGACACGACGCTCGCGTTCATGGACATCATGCCGCAATCGAAGGGGCACGCGCTCGTCGTGCCGAAAGAGGCGGCGCAGACGTTCTACGAGCTGTCCGAGGCGGCCGCGGCCGAGGCGATGAAGATGACGAAGCGTGTCGCGCTCGCGCTGCGCAGCGCGCTCGAGCCGGAAGGGCTCTTCATCGGCCAGTTCAACGGCGCGGCGGCGGGCCAGACGGTGCCGCACGTGCATTTCCACGTGATCCCGCGCTGGGCCGACGAGCCGCTCAAGATGCACGCGCGCGAAATGGCCGATGCGGCCGAGCTGGAGGCGCTCGCCGTGAGGATTCGCACGGCGCTGTAA
- the andAa gene encoding anthranilate 1,2-dioxygenase system ferredoxin--NAD(+) reductase, with the protein MSTNDPYLIAGGGHAARRAAETLRERDPAARIVMIGAEPELPYDRPALSKDALVGGDEGERRAFVRDAAWYRERDIALRLGVRVEAIERRAQRVRLSDGASLGYARLLIATGSRVRRFAGPVDAGVAVHYVRTVADARALRAALAPGKRVAVLGGGFIGLEVAASAVRLGCRATIVEPAPRLLQRAMPEAVGAFALALHARHGVDVRLGALPERIRRGANGMAVVETSAGGIAADVVVAGIGIVPNVELAQAAGLHVDDGIRVDERCRTADAAIFAAGEVTRHFNPLVGRHLRIESWQIAENQPAVAAANMLGGDEAYAQWPWLWSDQYDCNLQTLGLFDGGQTLVLRGSPERDRAFCVFGLNARRELRAVAAVNAGREIAGCRRLMTANVALDPACLADPSVALRSMLRGGAQ; encoded by the coding sequence ATGTCGACGAATGATCCGTATCTGATCGCGGGCGGCGGGCACGCGGCGCGCCGCGCGGCCGAGACGCTGCGCGAGCGCGATCCTGCCGCGCGCATCGTGATGATCGGCGCGGAGCCCGAGCTGCCGTACGACCGGCCCGCGTTGTCGAAGGACGCGCTCGTCGGCGGCGACGAAGGCGAGCGCCGCGCGTTCGTGCGCGACGCCGCGTGGTATCGCGAGCGCGACATCGCGCTGCGGCTCGGCGTGCGCGTCGAGGCGATCGAGCGCCGCGCGCAGCGGGTGCGCCTGAGCGACGGCGCGAGCCTCGGCTACGCGCGGCTGTTGATCGCGACCGGTTCGCGCGTGCGGCGCTTCGCCGGACCGGTCGACGCCGGCGTGGCCGTCCACTACGTGCGCACGGTCGCCGACGCCCGCGCGCTGCGCGCGGCGCTCGCGCCGGGCAAGCGCGTCGCGGTGCTGGGCGGCGGCTTCATCGGGCTCGAGGTCGCCGCGTCGGCGGTGCGGCTCGGCTGCCGCGCGACGATTGTCGAGCCCGCACCACGGCTGCTTCAGCGCGCAATGCCCGAGGCCGTCGGCGCGTTCGCGCTCGCGCTGCATGCGCGGCACGGCGTCGACGTGCGGCTCGGCGCGCTGCCGGAGCGCATCCGCCGCGGCGCGAACGGCATGGCCGTCGTCGAAACGAGCGCGGGCGGGATCGCGGCCGACGTCGTCGTGGCCGGCATCGGCATCGTGCCGAACGTCGAGCTCGCGCAGGCGGCGGGCCTTCATGTCGACGACGGCATCCGCGTCGACGAGCGGTGCCGCACCGCCGATGCGGCAATCTTCGCGGCGGGCGAGGTCACGCGGCATTTCAACCCGCTCGTCGGCCGGCATTTGCGGATCGAGTCATGGCAGATCGCCGAGAATCAGCCGGCCGTCGCCGCGGCGAACATGCTCGGCGGCGACGAGGCCTACGCGCAATGGCCGTGGCTGTGGTCCGATCAGTACGACTGCAACCTGCAGACGCTCGGGCTCTTCGACGGCGGGCAGACGCTCGTGTTGCGCGGCTCGCCCGAGCGCGACCGCGCATTTTGCGTGTTCGGGCTGAACGCGCGCCGGGAGCTGCGGGCGGTCGCGGCCGTCAACGCGGGGCGCGAGATCGCCGGGTGCCGGCGCTTGATGACGGCGAACGTCGCGCTCGATCCCGCGTGTCTCGCGGACCCGTCGGTCGCGTTGCGCTCGATGCTGCGGGGCGGCGCGCAATGA
- the andAb gene encoding anthranilate 1,2-dioxygenase ferredoxin subunit AndAb, whose protein sequence is MSQETVAAWHPLGALDEFSEGEPAARVVGSRPIAVFRLGDDVFALHDLCTHGHARLSEGFAENGCVECPLHQGLFDIRTGAPKCAPVTEPVRVYPVRIVDGRVEIHVDE, encoded by the coding sequence ATGAGCCAGGAAACCGTCGCCGCATGGCATCCGCTCGGCGCACTCGACGAATTCTCCGAGGGCGAGCCGGCCGCGCGCGTCGTCGGCAGCAGGCCGATCGCGGTGTTCCGGTTGGGCGACGACGTGTTCGCGCTGCATGACCTGTGCACGCACGGACACGCACGGCTGTCCGAAGGATTCGCCGAGAACGGCTGCGTCGAGTGTCCGCTGCATCAGGGGCTCTTCGACATCCGCACCGGCGCGCCGAAATGCGCGCCGGTGACGGAGCCCGTGCGCGTGTATCCGGTTCGCATCGTCGACGGTCGGGTCGAGATCCATGTCGACGAATGA
- the andAd gene encoding anthranilate 1,2-dioxygenase small subunit AndAd: MTGITDDITDDIRTWYELHLLQDRYIGHLDNDRLERWPELFTEDCLYEIVPKENADLGLPIGIVHCTNRRMLRDRVVSLRHANIYEAHTYRHLTSGLAIVGGQDGEIETESSYVVVQTRSDGESNVYQAGKYYDTVVRTAAGLRYRKKRVIYDTSRVQTLLATPI; this comes from the coding sequence ATGACCGGCATCACCGACGACATCACCGACGACATTCGCACGTGGTACGAGCTGCACCTGCTGCAGGACCGCTACATCGGCCATCTCGACAACGACCGCCTCGAGCGCTGGCCGGAGCTCTTCACCGAAGACTGCCTGTACGAGATCGTCCCGAAGGAAAACGCGGACCTGGGGCTGCCGATCGGCATCGTCCACTGCACGAACCGGCGAATGCTGCGCGATCGCGTCGTGTCGCTGCGCCACGCGAACATCTACGAGGCGCACACGTACCGGCACCTGACGTCCGGGCTCGCGATCGTCGGCGGCCAGGACGGCGAGATCGAGACCGAGAGCAGCTACGTCGTCGTGCAGACGCGCAGCGACGGCGAATCGAACGTCTACCAGGCGGGCAAGTATTACGACACGGTCGTGCGCACGGCCGCAGGGTTGCGCTACAGGAAGAAGCGCGTGATTTACGACACGTCGCGCGTGCAGACGCTGCTCGCGACGCCGATCTGA
- the andAc gene encoding anthranilate 1,2-dioxygenase large subunit AndAc — translation MDPTESPVILIDHTDSSDVRFPHDDGSRVPYKVFSSQAVYDREQERIFRGQTWNFVALEAEIPKPGDFKSTFVGDTPVVVTRREDGTLAAWVNRCAHRGAQVCRKARGNASSHTCVYHQWSFDSQGNLLGVPFRRGQKGMAGMPADFDPKNHGLRKLQVDSYKGLVFATFSDAVAPLPDYLGAQMRPWIDRIFHKPIEYLGCTRQFSKSNWKLYFENVKDPYHASMLHLFHTTFNIFRVGMKARSIPDATHGLHSIITMTKTRDDADTATAYKQQNIRSFDEGFSLEDDSILALVSEYDEDTTNHIQPIFPQLVIQQIHNTLVARQLLPKGPKNFELIFHFFGYADDTPELRDLRIRQANLVGPAGYISMEDTEATELVQRGTVRDAHAASVIEMSRGNPDQQDTAITESLIRKFWVGYQQLMGY, via the coding sequence ATGGACCCGACCGAATCTCCAGTGATACTGATCGATCACACCGATTCGTCCGACGTGCGATTCCCGCACGACGACGGCTCGCGCGTGCCGTACAAGGTGTTCAGCTCGCAAGCGGTGTACGACCGCGAGCAGGAGCGAATCTTCCGCGGGCAGACGTGGAATTTCGTCGCGCTCGAAGCGGAAATCCCGAAGCCGGGCGACTTCAAGAGCACGTTCGTCGGCGATACGCCCGTCGTCGTCACGCGCCGCGAGGACGGCACACTCGCCGCGTGGGTGAACCGCTGCGCGCATCGCGGCGCGCAGGTGTGCCGCAAGGCGCGCGGCAACGCAAGCTCGCACACGTGCGTATATCACCAATGGAGCTTCGACAGCCAAGGCAACCTGCTCGGCGTGCCGTTCCGGCGCGGCCAGAAGGGCATGGCCGGAATGCCCGCGGATTTCGATCCGAAAAACCACGGGCTGCGCAAGCTGCAAGTCGACAGCTACAAGGGCCTCGTGTTCGCGACGTTCAGCGACGCCGTCGCGCCGCTACCCGATTACCTCGGCGCGCAGATGCGGCCGTGGATCGACCGGATCTTCCACAAGCCGATCGAGTATCTCGGCTGCACACGGCAGTTCTCGAAATCGAACTGGAAGCTGTACTTCGAGAACGTGAAGGACCCGTATCACGCGAGCATGCTGCATCTGTTCCATACGACGTTCAACATCTTCCGCGTCGGGATGAAGGCGCGTTCGATCCCGGACGCGACGCACGGGCTGCACAGCATCATCACGATGACGAAGACGCGCGACGACGCGGACACCGCGACCGCGTACAAGCAGCAGAACATCCGTTCGTTCGACGAAGGTTTTTCGCTCGAGGACGATTCGATCCTCGCGCTGGTATCCGAATACGACGAGGACACGACGAATCATATCCAGCCGATCTTCCCGCAGCTCGTGATCCAGCAGATCCACAACACGCTCGTCGCGCGCCAACTGCTGCCGAAGGGGCCGAAGAACTTCGAGCTGATCTTCCACTTCTTCGGCTACGCGGACGACACGCCCGAGCTGCGCGATTTGCGGATCAGGCAGGCAAACCTCGTCGGGCCCGCCGGCTATATCTCGATGGAGGACACCGAGGCGACCGAGCTCGTCCAGCGCGGCACCGTGCGCGATGCGCACGCGGCGTCGGTGATCGAGATGTCGCGCGGCAATCCGGACCAGCAGGACACGGCGATCACCGAAAGCCTGATCCGCAAGTTCTGGGTCGGCTACCAGCAGTTGATGGGCTATTGA
- a CDS encoding IS5 family transposase (programmed frameshift): protein MGKPIIDDELWALIEALLPPPKPRRFKYPGRKPVADRAALTGILFVLKTGIRWRDLPSEMGCGSGVSCWRRLRDWQQAGVWDRLHAVLLAKLRAAEKIDFSRVVVDSSSIRAVGAGGKTGPNPTDRARPGSKHHIATDANGTPIAAILTGANRNDVTQLVPLIEAIVPIGGVRGRPLSRPARVYADRGYDHDKYRRILHERNIPTSIARRGQPHGSGLGKVRWVVERTHAWLHHFRRLRIRFERRADIHEAFLKLGCCLICWNTLRRAQQSL, encoded by the exons ATGGGTAAGCCAATCATTGATGACGAACTGTGGGCACTGATCGAAGCACTGCTACCTCCGCCAAAGCCGCGCCGCTTCAAGTACCCCGGTCGCAAGCCGGTAGCGGACCGTGCGGCTTTGACGGGCATACTTTTTGTGCTGAAGACGGGCATTCGTTGGCGCGACTTACCGTCCGAAATGGGATGCGGCTCAGGCGTAAGTTGTTGGCGCAGGCTGCGCGATTGGCAGCAAGCCGGTGTGTGGGATCGACTGCACGCGGTGCTGCTGGCGAAACTGCGAGCAGCCGAGAAGATCGACTTCTCCCGTGTGGTCGTCGACTCATCGTCGATTCGTGCGGTTGGGGCGGGCG GAAAAACTGGCCCGAACCCCACCGATCGAGCTCGACCCGGGTCGAAGCACCACATCGCCACCGACGCCAACGGAACGCCGATCGCGGCGATCCTGACCGGCGCCAATCGTAACGACGTCACCCAACTGGTTCCGCTGATCGAGGCCATTGTGCCGATCGGCGGCGTGCGTGGACGGCCTCTGAGCCGTCCTGCCCGCGTCTACGCCGACCGTGGTTACGACCACGACAAATACCGACGCATCCTTCACGAGCGCAACATCCCCACCAGCATCGCGCGGCGCGGTCAGCCGCACGGTAGTGGCCTTGGAAAAGTCCGTTGGGTCGTCGAACGTACTCATGCTTGGCTGCATCATTTCCGCCGTCTACGTATTCGCTTTGAACGTCGCGCCGACATTCACGAAGCGTTCCTCAAACTCGGCTGCTGCCTGATCTGCTGGAATACCCTGCGGCGAGCCCAGCAGTCTTTATGA
- the andR gene encoding anthranilate 1,2-dioxygenase regulatory protein AndR, with protein sequence MPPGRRTIFRTPALCARQTIMPPTPFDPLALREHRLFESRDLDETRERISRVMQPHALLPDGTRHGPSHMDFVRLGGLGIGTIAFGDAMRVRVDAVDGYHLLMFCLTGAAQVRTMGRAFDVDAHTGVLCAPGEPFDAHLSRDCEQFVLRIDAATLAAHAGDTAASLDPVIGVDDSALSAWMQQLKLVARSPELLASASANPRVAARLEQLLLDLLIDGHPPAAAPARRADPAPGFVRRAQEFIYAQLAQPLQLADIAQAAGVPERTLRDGFLQFRGMSPMQYLRKLRLDRARDLLRTAAPDRRIAEIALDCGFAHFGRFAIAYRERFGELPSATLADRRDA encoded by the coding sequence ATGCCGCCCGGCCGACGAACGATATTCAGGACGCCGGCGCTTTGTGCGAGGCAGACGATCATGCCCCCGACCCCATTCGATCCGCTCGCGCTGCGCGAGCACCGGCTATTCGAATCGCGCGATCTCGACGAGACGCGCGAGCGGATCTCGCGCGTGATGCAGCCGCACGCGCTGCTGCCGGACGGCACGCGTCACGGGCCGTCGCACATGGATTTCGTGCGGCTCGGCGGGCTAGGAATCGGGACCATCGCGTTCGGCGACGCCATGCGGGTGCGCGTGGATGCGGTCGACGGCTACCACCTGCTGATGTTTTGTCTGACGGGTGCCGCGCAGGTTCGCACGATGGGCCGCGCGTTCGACGTCGATGCGCACACGGGCGTGCTGTGCGCGCCCGGCGAGCCGTTCGACGCGCATCTGTCCCGCGATTGCGAGCAGTTCGTCCTCCGTATCGATGCGGCGACGCTCGCCGCGCACGCGGGCGACACGGCGGCGTCGCTCGATCCGGTGATCGGCGTAGACGATTCGGCGCTGAGCGCGTGGATGCAGCAACTGAAGCTCGTCGCGCGCTCGCCGGAACTGCTCGCGAGCGCGAGCGCGAACCCGCGCGTCGCGGCGCGGCTCGAACAGTTGCTGCTCGATCTGCTGATCGACGGGCATCCGCCTGCCGCGGCGCCCGCGCGGCGCGCCGATCCGGCGCCGGGCTTCGTGCGGCGCGCGCAGGAGTTCATCTACGCGCAGCTCGCGCAGCCGCTGCAACTCGCGGACATCGCGCAGGCGGCAGGCGTGCCCGAGCGCACGCTGCGCGATGGTTTCCTGCAGTTTCGCGGAATGAGCCCGATGCAATACCTGCGCAAGCTGCGCCTCGACCGCGCGCGCGACCTGCTGCGCACGGCGGCGCCCGACCGCAGGATCGCCGAGATCGCGCTCGACTGCGGTTTCGCGCACTTCGGCCGCTTCGCGATCGCCTACCGCGAGCGGTTCGGCGAGCTGCCGTCCGCGACGCTGGCCGATCGGCGCGACGCCTGA
- a CDS encoding LysR family transcriptional regulator, whose protein sequence is MELRQLRYFIAVAEEMNITRAAQRLHMTQPPLSRQLQLIEDEIGLPLFERGARPLKLTDAGRVLYAQARRVLEQADELAPLTRRLAQAAERIVIGFVPSTLYGALPDVIRAFREAAPAVELSLIEMFTLEQLGALKGGRIDIGFGRLRFDDEQLVREVLVEERLIAALPHGHPLAAPGAPISLADIAGQTLIVYPSTPRPSFADQQLSALRDGGLAPAAVHEVRELQTALGLVAAQVGVSLVPESVEGVRVKGVVYRRLPEPVATSPIILSRRLHDESRATGLFCSLARELMAGR, encoded by the coding sequence ATGGAACTGCGTCAGCTCCGGTACTTCATCGCGGTGGCCGAGGAGATGAACATCACGCGCGCCGCGCAACGGCTGCACATGACGCAGCCGCCGTTGAGCCGTCAGCTCCAACTGATCGAGGACGAGATCGGCCTGCCGCTCTTCGAGCGCGGCGCGCGGCCGCTCAAGCTGACCGACGCCGGGCGGGTGCTGTACGCGCAGGCGCGGCGCGTGCTCGAGCAGGCCGACGAGCTCGCGCCGCTCACGCGGCGGCTCGCGCAGGCGGCCGAGCGGATCGTGATCGGCTTCGTGCCGTCGACGCTGTACGGCGCGCTGCCCGACGTGATTCGCGCGTTTCGCGAGGCGGCTCCGGCCGTCGAGCTGTCACTGATCGAAATGTTCACGCTCGAGCAGCTCGGCGCGCTGAAGGGCGGGCGCATCGACATCGGCTTCGGCCGGCTGCGCTTCGACGACGAACAGCTCGTGCGCGAGGTGCTCGTCGAGGAGCGGCTGATCGCGGCGTTGCCGCACGGGCATCCGCTCGCCGCGCCCGGTGCGCCGATCTCGCTCGCGGACATCGCCGGGCAGACGCTGATCGTGTATCCGAGCACGCCGCGGCCGAGCTTCGCCGATCAGCAACTGTCCGCGCTGCGCGACGGCGGGCTCGCGCCCGCTGCGGTGCACGAGGTGCGCGAGCTGCAGACGGCGCTCGGGCTCGTCGCGGCGCAGGTCGGCGTGTCGCTCGTGCCGGAGAGCGTCGAAGGGGTGCGGGTGAAGGGCGTCGTCTACCGGCGGCTGCCGGAGCCCGTCGCGACGTCGCCGATCATCCTGAGCCGGCGGCTGCACGACGAAAGCCGCGCGACCGGGCTGTTCTGCTCGCTCGCGCGCGAGTTGATGGCAGGCCGCTGA